The DNA segment TACACCGCAAAAGTCCAAGCCCACGTTTTAAAGCTACCGAAGCTACACTAAAAGCACCCAAACCGATGTTTGATGTCCGTCAAATTAGGGTCTATACTGCATCTATGTCCCCCCTCCATGATTATACTGGATCAAAGACATCTACTGCAGACGCATTATCTCGGAGTATAACACCCACATCAGAAATCAGAAGAGCTACAACACCAACAGCTGAAATCAAAAGAAGTGCAACACCTACATCCGGGGTAAAAAGAGGTTTAACACCGTCACCTGGACTCCAAAGGAGTGCAACGCCTACATCTGAAGTGAAAAGAGCTAAAACACCAACTCATGATTTTTTAACACCAAGAACTCCTTTAGGTCGCCCTAAGACACCCTCATTTCATGTGTCCCGTGCCAAAACACCTGTTTTTGAAATATCAAGAACCAACCCACTTTTATTCGCTGTCTCACCCATTACTACAGAGGCACAGATATCTGACACATCAACACCTGGTACTAATGCTGCCAGTCAGTTTTTGTCTGACCCTTCAAAATCACCTTCAACTATTCAAGGTGCAAGAACTCTGAATGGGGAAGTGACGTCGAAAGAGACTCCCACAGCTAAATCACCTCCTCAGAACACTTCAAAACCAGAGGCTCCTCGACATGAAAATCCTGTAGTTGAGTCTGCCAGACCAAAGACCCCTACAGATCTATTAGGCAATCAAAGACCCAAGACTCCAACAAGTGTTGCACCCACATTTGGGTACCAAATGCCTAAGACTCCAACAGATGTCACACTGAAATCTGCTGCACCCTCATATGGGTACCAAAGACCCAAGACGCCAACAAAAGAAACATCAAAACCTACAGCACCCTCAGATGGGTATCCAAGGCCCAAGACTCCCACAAATGAAGGGCATAAACCTATGACTCCAACAATTGAGTATCAAAGACCACAACCACCAGCAGGGTATCAAAGACCAAAGACTCCCACAGCTGGGGTATCATCTATAGGATTTCAAAGGCCCAAGACACCAACATATGTGGATCCTAAACCAACCCATACATATTATGGGTTGACTCCTGCTGCATATGTTGCCCATGGTGGAATCCAAagtttttcacctttatttggaATATCCAGGTCTAAGACTCCGACTCAAGAGGAATCTAATACCCCAACACAAGAGCTAGAAGCATCTATAACACCTACCCAAGAGTTACTTGTAAAATCACATCTTTTGCCCGAGGTGTCAAACCAGGAAGCATCCTCCAAAGAACtggaaaaaactatttcaagTGAGGCCATAGTATCCACAACAGTAGTTAAGCTTACGCTTCCAACCATTGTTGTTACACAAGCTGAAGAGGTCTCAGAAACAAGAGTATCCACAGCTGTGACCAGCAAAATATCAACTCCTGTTGCTGAAATGCCAAAGGTTAAAACTGTGGCAAACACAAGACCATGGGCTAAATCTCCAACACCAGAGGTTAAAACACAAGTGAAGACACCAACTTATGGAGTTTACCCAAAACCCAAGACACCCACCCCAGAAACCCAACGCAAGACAATACCTCCTTTCTCAAAAACAGAATCTCCTGTGGCTAAAGCCAGTGTGGTGCAACAGAAAGAGTTGAAGGAATCAACAGAGCCTAAAACGCCAACCAAAGCAACCTCTGAGGCTAAACCAGTAGGGACAAAGCCGACCAATTCTTCTCCACTTGCAAAGACTGCATCTCCTGAGAAGCTTTTGTTGCCGGCTAAACCAAAGAATAACCAGGAAGCCAAACCTGAAAAGGCGGTATCAGCTCCAACCACACCATTGACAGAGAAGAAGGAAGAGAGTAAAGACTCTTTCCCAGCAGCTGAACCTCTTCTTAAAGTGATCCAAAAGCCAAAGGGCATGATGAAGTCTAAACTCAGTGGTTGGTCACGGCTCAAGAAGCATATGGTAGTGGAAGAAGAACCACCTATATTCGCAGAATCAGATCCTAAGAAAGAAACCACCAAGGTGACTGAGCAGGAAGGAGGTGAAGCGAAAAAGGATGAAAAGGTGTCATTTAAAGACATGGTGGCAGCCGTAACGGCTGACGATCCACCCAAGGCAGCAAAGAAGTGGGATTCTCTTCTCTTTGATATGTTCTCCACTAAAGAGAAGATTATGCAGGTGATTGAAGCCAGCAAaagtgaggaggagagaaaagagcaGCCAAAGGATGCAGGGAAAGAAATCCCATCCTTCGCCCATCGTCTGCCTGTTCTCCTTTTCAGCCCAAAGTTTGATGCCAAAAGGCTAAGAGAGGCTGCGTCAAGGCCACTAACGAAAATTTCGACAGTGTTTGAGATGGGTCTCATAGGGCGTAAAAATAAAGACGAGGAACCAAAAGACTTTAACAGAACAGCTAGAGGGTTCACTTGTCCTTAAACCATGTCTCTTTGGACTGGTAAAGATGAAACTGAGAAGAACGTTTTGAAAAATGTTATTGTTAAATGTTTTATGTGCACTGGTGTAGAAATGGTAGTCATAATGTACAGGTCCCATGTAATAGTCTCTCGGCTTAACACAGGATACTATATTTAAGACAGTCTCATAGAGAATGTGGTCTTAACTTTATACATGCACTATGTTGCATTTTGAGCACTGATTGTTTTGTCGTCTGACTACGTTACGCATTTGTCTGAATGTCTCTTTCTCTGATAATATGAAAATATTACCTTGACAATCAGAGGATAAGGGAAAATGTATTGTTGTTTTAAAAGAATTTGGACATCTCGTGAGATTAAAATGTACAAAGATTAAGTAAATCTCTGAGTTAATTTTTTTGTCCACTGTTGAACCCTGATAGGATAATGAGTTTCTTTTTCAGAAGGGTTCCTGAGACTGTAGTGTAATGTACTTACTTAGGTACACCACTTACTAAAAACGATAAACTCTCAGTTATAGTACATGTGTCTTGAAATCGCAGATGCGTGTAGAGCCTATAGACTGTACTGATGCAGGTTTTGGGTATCTGAAGAAACTTGACTCCAGGGCATTTAGAGAAATGTTTCCAAAGACGGATGAAaaaaagaggagaggatgaaagTAGTAGTGAAGTAGGAGTGTATATTTCCCAAAATGGTGCTATTTACATAAGTCTTTCAAATAGACTTTAGATATTCAGGTGATACTTTTTCTTAGAATGTTTGAGTAGCCTGCAGATGCTTATACCAGCTTTGTCTCCTTCCCTTTTTTGGACTACAGGTCAGTGAGAGTGTTATTTGAGAAATAGGGTTGCTAACTCCTGTGGGGGACAAGTCAGCTCTATGAAGGATGTGTTTGACTGTTGGTGTGGGTGGATAAGAGGTCAGGGGAAGGGGTTGTGGGATGTGGAAGGCAGTGACGACAGACGCTAAGACAAATGTATACAGGAAGTCCCTAAGGCCGACTCCTAACTGGAGATCCACGAATCTCCCATCGACATCAATGCAGGATTAACGTGAAAGTAAAATAGACTGAAATATCATGTTTCACACACACAGTTTTCAAATACACAGCTTTCAAATGAGGGCCCTGGAAGGGTCAAGAGCTGAGAGTGACATTTGACCTTGAGTTTCTGTAGGTTCCTCAGCTTGTTGTTGGTGCTTTACGTTTTTCTTTCATGCATGTCTATATTAAAAAGATGAAGAACATTGTCTGTTATTGACAGAGTGATGTTCAACTGCTTTGGAATCTGAGATTTTGCTGCATAAGTTTACAGTAAATGTTCTtttctatatatttttgataaaacagaaaataaaaaGTTTGAATAGAACATTTTTTATGTTGGTTAATGTTTGACATAGAAAGTTCATCTTGAGCTACAGAATTAAATAGAGAATTCATTCTGTAGTGAAGATAATGGGCAGATCAAGGGCTATTGCCCTTTGGTGTTTGATACAAGTCATGCTATTTAATTGTAGCTGGTATTTTGtagatttaaatgttttatttttatccgCAGGACTAGCAGAATAAAAAGGTGTTTTTTTGCCTAAGAAAATACGAGTTATTATTGGACTATTATGGTATTTACActaatgttttaaaatgtataattgttgtCTAAACCCAGTCATCTCACCTGCTTTTCCATTGGTGTATTCATCCATATTTTCATCATCATCAAACGGAATCTTCTCATATTTGCCATGAGCAGTCATCACAAATTTGTACTTTTTTCCAGATGCATTGCCCTGAAAAGCATAGACTGATTAAGAACAGTGAGAATTTGCCACGGTATATTATACACAAAGTTTGAAACAGAATATTCAAATACTGTACGTTTGTAatgatgtgtgcgtgtgtgtgtttgcatgcatgtgtgtgtgtgtgtgagcatgtgtgtgtgtgtgagcgtgtgtgtgtgtgtgtgtgtcagcacgcTCACCTTTGCCACTGCTCCTGAAATCCCAGGGGATGTTTCTCCAATGATCTCCCACATGTTCTTTTTCTGCATCACGTCACCAGCTTTTACATCCTGGGGAATGAACAGCACCAAACAGCAACTATTCCAATGCTTTCTGGAGTTTTATATAAAATGCTTTTTGGAGCCATGCAAGATAAGCAACCTTCGTGGCTTTGGTTCtgaaccacaggaggttggtggttccttaattggggagaactggctcatggtaatggctggagcataCGTCAAACACATGGTTAATTGCCactccattcgctccgttccagccattgttatgagccgtcagcagcctccactgttctgaACCTCCACAATAGAACTCTACGTCCCACTAGATGGCAGCCTTGGATAAGGCTGACTGCACGCACACATCACTGAGTCTCTGCATGCCTGGTGCACAGCTGTACTACAAACACTTACATGTAGAACAGTTCAGAAGGAAAATGGGAGGAAAGGGAAAGAGCGAAAAGAGCAGTTACTTTGAGAAGGGAAGACGTGAAGACAGTTGAAATAACACGAATGAGGAATGAAAGTAAAGGAAGTAGATACACAGATGCTGTATGTTGATGAAGATGGTTCAGTCTCTCTAAAGGGGATGAGACACCCCGTGTGACTTCTTACTACATTGTTGAACCAGAAGCTACTTCTGTGAAGGCGATGCCAGTGCTAGAGAATAGTGACGGAGAAGAGGTTGGCGGTAATGTATGAAACTGGTGAAATGCAGAGCCACATACAGTAAATGTATacccatatacactatatactgtaCACGACTGTTCTGAGCGAGACTTACAGCTGGTCTTGAGGGGGAGCTCCTGCTGGTGCCATCTGGGTTCCCCTTCACCCACTGGGTGATCATGTCCGCCACGCCCACCTTCAGACTCTCAGCATCCTGCtggcaaacacacgcacacatatttCCACTCAGGCGCTCAACAAGACCGTTCCATTCCTTAGGCATTCCTTATTTTCTTGTGGCAGACTGTTACAGATAAATGTAGCtgtccagcacacacacacaagattctGTACAGAGATCAGGCAGCTCTATTTTCATCCATAAGCGTGACTCCAGGTTATACACCATtaggctacagatgtaggatcttaatttgtttAACTtgcagtgtatttgaggtttaaaaaggcctttgaagtttgtaatttcgaAAAACGAATCAGCCCCTACAATAAtgcccattaattataatccacataatatttcacatttcctgtcgctgcaggattattttcctgctgtagcaaactggcttaaattaagatcctacatctgtagttcaAGACTGCTACTCTGTTGCTGCATCCTCCAGACTGCCATGAAACTTCTCCCCTGTAATTTACTCTCCATTGTCCTCTCACTCAACTTCTTTCAAACTAACTTCTGTCCATCGGCCTTTAGGTTTGTTTTCTTTAGGGCTACTCCTGCGGTGAAAGCCGTTAGCATGGTGCTAGAAAGGGGAAGACATACTGTATCTCTGGGGGCAGGTTAGCAGCTACTgctacagatgtcggatcttaatttgatcgccctgttgcaggataactttccagcaatgcaggaaatgtaaaacttgtagtatatttgaggtttaaaaaggcttctgaagtctGTATTTtctactttgaaatttcagacttgattttcccttatgaaaaaatGTATAAGCCCCTACAATAATGTACATTAGttttaatccacataataattcacattttctgttgctgcaattttttttcctgctgtagcaacctGGCTCAAATtaggatcctacatctgtacatgctATGGAATACCCGGGATGGGGGGAAACCACACATTTGTGGTAGAGAGTTAAAATAAACAACAGCCTAAGGGTCTCAGATCTATACCGCCGTGGCTTGCATGCTGTTTGTTATTCCTCTCGCCCCGGGGTCAAGCTGCCATGCCTTTCTGGTTATTTCAAAGAACCCTGGCCTGCACACGATGAATGGGATACAGTAATTAAAaacatagaggagagagggggctgtGACAAAGGTGTGAGATCATGGAAAGAAGCATGGAGAGCATAGAGAGTAGCATTGGGACAGGTATAATTAGACATCTGCATAATGTGTAAATGTCTTTTGAAAGAGCGCTAGGTAGATTTCTGTGTCTCTAGTCTACAGTATAACTCCAGGCAGCTACTGAATGTAAAGAGCATTCACGTTTTGTATCCATAAGGTTCTATTTATGTTGTTGGGTGTAATGTTCAGTCGTTGGCGATGGTGCGAAATGACTTAGACTTCTTTGACTTTTTCATTCATGTGTATGTAACGTTATGGGGGTGTTTCCTTGCCTTGGGTGGTGTGCCTTTGGCCGGGCTCTGGTTCCAGGCCTCTCCAGCCTCAAACAAGTTCTTCTTGGAGGACACTGGCTCAGGCGACATGGGGATGTCCGTCAGGCCCTGTTTGGTTGCCTTGACCTCCTGGGAGTACTACACAGCAGAACGATACAatatactttattgtccatttgcATGGAATTTGCATATAACAGAATTCCAGATCAAAAAGCATATTTATTAAGCTTGCTCACTTAaaaagtctaaaagaaatgtgagataatgtctagatgctttttatagtggagatcaagtttataaatggcttggctgggctgatgagacagtggattgcacagtcagatgaaacagagtaaataggcattttaacatcatggagttagccggtggtaacttgtggaatagacaccggctggaacgcggttttaaccaatcagtattcaggattagacccagcCTATTGCATAAAGAACAGCATAACATAgttata comes from the Salmo trutta chromosome 4, fSalTru1.1, whole genome shotgun sequence genome and includes:
- the LOC115192707 gene encoding uncharacterized protein LOC115192707, whose protein sequence is MRPISNTVEIFVSGLDAASLSLLASNFGLKRRTGRRWAKDGISFPASFGCSFLSSSLLLASITCIIFSLVENISKRRESHFFAALGGSSAVTAATMSLNDTFSSFFASPPSCSVTLVVSFLGSDSANIGGSSSTTICFLSRDQPLSLDFIMPFGFWITLRRGSAAGKESLLSSFFSVNGVVGADTAFSGLASWLFFGLAGNKSFSGDAVFASGEELVGFVPTGLASEVALVGVLGSVDSFNSFCCTTLALATGDSVFEKGGIVLRWVSGVGVLGFG